The following proteins are encoded in a genomic region of Mustela erminea isolate mMusErm1 chromosome 3, mMusErm1.Pri, whole genome shotgun sequence:
- the PDE4D gene encoding cAMP-specific 3',5'-cyclic phosphodiesterase 4D isoform X8 — protein MPEANYLLSVSWGYIKFKRMLNRELTHLSEMSRSGNQVSEYISNTFLDKQHEVEIPSPTQKEKEKKKRPMSQISGVKKLMHSSSLTNSSIPRFGVKTEQEDVLAKELEDVNKWGLHVFRIAELSGNRPLTVIMHTIFQERDLLKTFKIPVDTLITYLMTLEDHYHADVAYHNNIHAADVVQSTHVLLSTPALEAVFTDLEILAAIFASAIHDVDHPGVSNQFLINTNSELALMYNDSSVLENHHLAVGFKLLQEENCDIFQNLTKKQRQSLRKMVIDIVLATDMSKHMNLLADLKTMVETKKVTSSGVLLLDNYSDRIQVLQNMVHCADLSNPTKPLQLYRQWTDRIMEEFFRQGDRERERGMEISPMCDKHNASVEKSQVGFIDYIVHPLWETWADLVHPDAQDILDTLEDNREWYQSTIPQSPSPAPDDQEEGRQGQTEKFQFELTLEEDGESDTEKDSGSQVEEDTSCSDSKTLCTQDSESTEIPLDEQVEEETVGEEEDSQPEPCGIEDHSPDT, from the exons ATGCCTGAAGCAAACTATTTACTGTCAGTGTCTTGGGGCTACATAAAG tttaaaaGGATGCTTAATCGGGAGCTCACCCATCTCTCTGAAATGAGTCGGTCTGGAAATCAAGTGTCAGAGTATATATCAAACACATTCTTAG ATAAGCAACATGAAGTGGAAATTCCTTCTCCaactcagaaggaaaaggagaaaaagaaaaggccaatGTCTCAGATCAGTGGGGTCAAGAAGTTGATGCACAGCTCCAGTTTGACGAATTCAAGCATCCCGAGATTTGGGGTTAAAACTGAACAAGAGGATGTCCTTGCCAAG GAACTAGAAGATGTGAACAAATGGGGTCTTCATGTTTTCAGAATAGCAGAGCTGTCTGGTAACCGGCCTTTGACTGTTATCATGCATACTATTTTTCAG GAACgggatttattaaaaacatttaaaattccagTAGACACTTTAATTACATACCTTATGACTCTGGAAGACCATTACCACGCTGACGTGGCCTACCATAATAATATTCATGCTGCAGATGTTGTCCAGTCGACACACGTGCTATTATCTACACCTGCTTTGGAG GCTGTGTTTACAGATTTGGAGATTCTTGCGGCAATTTTTGCCAGTGCAATACATGATGTAGATCATCCTGGTGTGTCAAATCAGTTTCTCATCAATACAA actcTGAACTTGCCTTGATGTACAATGATTCTTCTGTCTTGGAGAACCACCATTTGGCTGTGGGCTTTAAGTTGCTTCAGGAAGAAAACTGTGATATTTTCCAGAATTTGACCAAAAAGCAAAGACAATCATTAAGGAAGATGGTCATTGACATT GTACTTGCAACAGACATGTCAAAACACATGAATCTACTGGCTGATTTGAAAACTATGGTTGAAACTAAGAAAGTGACAAGTTCTGGAGTTCTTCTTCTTGATAATTATTCTGATAGGATTCAG GTCCTTCAGAATATGGTGCACTGTGCAGACCTGAGCAACCCCACGAAGCCGCTCCAGCTGTACCGCCAGTGGACAGACCGCATCATGGAGGAGTTCTTCCgccaaggagacagagagagggagcgaggcATGGAGATCAGTCCCATGTGTGACAAGCACAATGCGTCCGTGGAAAAGTCACAG gtgGGCTTCATAGACTATATTGTTCATCCTCTCTGGGAGACATGGGCTGACCTCGTGCATCCTGATGCCCAGGACATTCTGGACACTTTGGAGGACAATCGTGAATGGTACCAGAGCACAATTCCTCAGAGCCCCTCCCCAGCACCTGATGACCAGGAGGAAGGCCGGCAGGGTCAAACCGAAAAGTTCCAGTTTGAACTAACTTTAGAGGAAGATGGAGAGTCTGACACCGAAAAGGACAGTGGAAGTCAGGTGGAAGAAGACACTAGCTGCAGTGACTCCAAGACTCTCTGTACTCAAGACTCGGAGTCTACTGAAATTCCCCTTGATGAGCAGGTGGAAGAGGAAacagtgggggaggaagaagacagCCAGCCTGAACCCTGTGGAATAGAAGATCATTCTCCTGACACGTAA
- the PDE4D gene encoding cAMP-specific 3',5'-cyclic phosphodiesterase 4D isoform X9 codes for MASNKFKRMLNRELTHLSEMSRSGNQVSEYISNTFLDKQHEVEIPSPTQKEKEKKKRPMSQISGVKKLMHSSSLTNSSIPRFGVKTEQEDVLAKELEDVNKWGLHVFRIAELSGNRPLTVIMHTIFQERDLLKTFKIPVDTLITYLMTLEDHYHADVAYHNNIHAADVVQSTHVLLSTPALEAVFTDLEILAAIFASAIHDVDHPGVSNQFLINTNSELALMYNDSSVLENHHLAVGFKLLQEENCDIFQNLTKKQRQSLRKMVIDIVLATDMSKHMNLLADLKTMVETKKVTSSGVLLLDNYSDRIQVLQNMVHCADLSNPTKPLQLYRQWTDRIMEEFFRQGDRERERGMEISPMCDKHNASVEKSQVGFIDYIVHPLWETWADLVHPDAQDILDTLEDNREWYQSTIPQSPSPAPDDQEEGRQGQTEKFQFELTLEEDGESDTEKDSGSQVEEDTSCSDSKTLCTQDSESTEIPLDEQVEEETVGEEEDSQPEPCGIEDHSPDT; via the exons tttaaaaGGATGCTTAATCGGGAGCTCACCCATCTCTCTGAAATGAGTCGGTCTGGAAATCAAGTGTCAGAGTATATATCAAACACATTCTTAG ATAAGCAACATGAAGTGGAAATTCCTTCTCCaactcagaaggaaaaggagaaaaagaaaaggccaatGTCTCAGATCAGTGGGGTCAAGAAGTTGATGCACAGCTCCAGTTTGACGAATTCAAGCATCCCGAGATTTGGGGTTAAAACTGAACAAGAGGATGTCCTTGCCAAG GAACTAGAAGATGTGAACAAATGGGGTCTTCATGTTTTCAGAATAGCAGAGCTGTCTGGTAACCGGCCTTTGACTGTTATCATGCATACTATTTTTCAG GAACgggatttattaaaaacatttaaaattccagTAGACACTTTAATTACATACCTTATGACTCTGGAAGACCATTACCACGCTGACGTGGCCTACCATAATAATATTCATGCTGCAGATGTTGTCCAGTCGACACACGTGCTATTATCTACACCTGCTTTGGAG GCTGTGTTTACAGATTTGGAGATTCTTGCGGCAATTTTTGCCAGTGCAATACATGATGTAGATCATCCTGGTGTGTCAAATCAGTTTCTCATCAATACAA actcTGAACTTGCCTTGATGTACAATGATTCTTCTGTCTTGGAGAACCACCATTTGGCTGTGGGCTTTAAGTTGCTTCAGGAAGAAAACTGTGATATTTTCCAGAATTTGACCAAAAAGCAAAGACAATCATTAAGGAAGATGGTCATTGACATT GTACTTGCAACAGACATGTCAAAACACATGAATCTACTGGCTGATTTGAAAACTATGGTTGAAACTAAGAAAGTGACAAGTTCTGGAGTTCTTCTTCTTGATAATTATTCTGATAGGATTCAG GTCCTTCAGAATATGGTGCACTGTGCAGACCTGAGCAACCCCACGAAGCCGCTCCAGCTGTACCGCCAGTGGACAGACCGCATCATGGAGGAGTTCTTCCgccaaggagacagagagagggagcgaggcATGGAGATCAGTCCCATGTGTGACAAGCACAATGCGTCCGTGGAAAAGTCACAG gtgGGCTTCATAGACTATATTGTTCATCCTCTCTGGGAGACATGGGCTGACCTCGTGCATCCTGATGCCCAGGACATTCTGGACACTTTGGAGGACAATCGTGAATGGTACCAGAGCACAATTCCTCAGAGCCCCTCCCCAGCACCTGATGACCAGGAGGAAGGCCGGCAGGGTCAAACCGAAAAGTTCCAGTTTGAACTAACTTTAGAGGAAGATGGAGAGTCTGACACCGAAAAGGACAGTGGAAGTCAGGTGGAAGAAGACACTAGCTGCAGTGACTCCAAGACTCTCTGTACTCAAGACTCGGAGTCTACTGAAATTCCCCTTGATGAGCAGGTGGAAGAGGAAacagtgggggaggaagaagacagCCAGCCTGAACCCTGTGGAATAGAAGATCATTCTCCTGACACGTAA
- the PDE4D gene encoding cAMP-specific 3',5'-cyclic phosphodiesterase 4D isoform X10, protein MLNRELTHLSEMSRSGNQVSEYISNTFLDKQHEVEIPSPTQKEKEKKKRPMSQISGVKKLMHSSSLTNSSIPRFGVKTEQEDVLAKELEDVNKWGLHVFRIAELSGNRPLTVIMHTIFQERDLLKTFKIPVDTLITYLMTLEDHYHADVAYHNNIHAADVVQSTHVLLSTPALEAVFTDLEILAAIFASAIHDVDHPGVSNQFLINTNSELALMYNDSSVLENHHLAVGFKLLQEENCDIFQNLTKKQRQSLRKMVIDIVLATDMSKHMNLLADLKTMVETKKVTSSGVLLLDNYSDRIQVLQNMVHCADLSNPTKPLQLYRQWTDRIMEEFFRQGDRERERGMEISPMCDKHNASVEKSQVGFIDYIVHPLWETWADLVHPDAQDILDTLEDNREWYQSTIPQSPSPAPDDQEEGRQGQTEKFQFELTLEEDGESDTEKDSGSQVEEDTSCSDSKTLCTQDSESTEIPLDEQVEEETVGEEEDSQPEPCGIEDHSPDT, encoded by the exons ATGCTTAATCGGGAGCTCACCCATCTCTCTGAAATGAGTCGGTCTGGAAATCAAGTGTCAGAGTATATATCAAACACATTCTTAG ATAAGCAACATGAAGTGGAAATTCCTTCTCCaactcagaaggaaaaggagaaaaagaaaaggccaatGTCTCAGATCAGTGGGGTCAAGAAGTTGATGCACAGCTCCAGTTTGACGAATTCAAGCATCCCGAGATTTGGGGTTAAAACTGAACAAGAGGATGTCCTTGCCAAG GAACTAGAAGATGTGAACAAATGGGGTCTTCATGTTTTCAGAATAGCAGAGCTGTCTGGTAACCGGCCTTTGACTGTTATCATGCATACTATTTTTCAG GAACgggatttattaaaaacatttaaaattccagTAGACACTTTAATTACATACCTTATGACTCTGGAAGACCATTACCACGCTGACGTGGCCTACCATAATAATATTCATGCTGCAGATGTTGTCCAGTCGACACACGTGCTATTATCTACACCTGCTTTGGAG GCTGTGTTTACAGATTTGGAGATTCTTGCGGCAATTTTTGCCAGTGCAATACATGATGTAGATCATCCTGGTGTGTCAAATCAGTTTCTCATCAATACAA actcTGAACTTGCCTTGATGTACAATGATTCTTCTGTCTTGGAGAACCACCATTTGGCTGTGGGCTTTAAGTTGCTTCAGGAAGAAAACTGTGATATTTTCCAGAATTTGACCAAAAAGCAAAGACAATCATTAAGGAAGATGGTCATTGACATT GTACTTGCAACAGACATGTCAAAACACATGAATCTACTGGCTGATTTGAAAACTATGGTTGAAACTAAGAAAGTGACAAGTTCTGGAGTTCTTCTTCTTGATAATTATTCTGATAGGATTCAG GTCCTTCAGAATATGGTGCACTGTGCAGACCTGAGCAACCCCACGAAGCCGCTCCAGCTGTACCGCCAGTGGACAGACCGCATCATGGAGGAGTTCTTCCgccaaggagacagagagagggagcgaggcATGGAGATCAGTCCCATGTGTGACAAGCACAATGCGTCCGTGGAAAAGTCACAG gtgGGCTTCATAGACTATATTGTTCATCCTCTCTGGGAGACATGGGCTGACCTCGTGCATCCTGATGCCCAGGACATTCTGGACACTTTGGAGGACAATCGTGAATGGTACCAGAGCACAATTCCTCAGAGCCCCTCCCCAGCACCTGATGACCAGGAGGAAGGCCGGCAGGGTCAAACCGAAAAGTTCCAGTTTGAACTAACTTTAGAGGAAGATGGAGAGTCTGACACCGAAAAGGACAGTGGAAGTCAGGTGGAAGAAGACACTAGCTGCAGTGACTCCAAGACTCTCTGTACTCAAGACTCGGAGTCTACTGAAATTCCCCTTGATGAGCAGGTGGAAGAGGAAacagtgggggaggaagaagacagCCAGCCTGAACCCTGTGGAATAGAAGATCATTCTCCTGACACGTAA